Proteins co-encoded in one Erinaceus europaeus chromosome 2, mEriEur2.1, whole genome shotgun sequence genomic window:
- the LOC132537043 gene encoding galectin-7-like — MDNSSCALNVPCNISLRNGIGIGTVVKIRGSVPDNSDRFEINLATSNCPDPDLALHFNPRFDENKVVLNTKENGVWCREECRNCVPFLRGQGFELMIIPKQEGFQIVVGDQEYYHFCYRIPLCEVCRLEVRGKVMLESVSIF; from the exons ATGGACAACAGCTCT TGCGCACTGAATGTGCCCTGCAACATCTCACTGAGAAATGGCATTGGAATTGGCACCGTGGTGAAAATCCGTGGATCTGTTCCTGATAATTCTGACAG ATTTGAAATAAACCTGGCAACCAGCAATTGTCCAGATCCTGACTTAGCTCTGCATTTCAACCCCCGCTTTGATGAGAACAAGGTGGTCTTGAACACCAAGGAGAACGGTGTTTGGTGCAGAGAGGAATGTAGAAATTGTGTCCCCTTCCTCCGCGGGCAGGGCTTTGAGTTGATGATCATCCCAAAGCAAGAAGGCTTCCAG ATTGTGGTAGGAGACCAGGAATATTACCATTTCTGTTACCGGATCCCTCTGTGTGAAGTGTGCAGGTTGGAGGTGAGAGGGAAGGTGATGCTGGAGTCGGTGAGCATCTTCTGA